GGCCTGCCGTGTCTGGCGGACGCGAACCGTGGCGCCCGGCGTCGGCTGACCGGCCGCATCGGTCACGCGGAGCGTCAGGTCCGACTTGCGGTGCTGATCAATGCGCTGCGCGGCCTCCGCCCGCCAGGGCGAGTTGGGGTCGCGTCCGCCGTAGTTGACCGGCGGGTCGGGCGCCTCGATCTCGGCGTTCCACAGGTTGACGTTGAACGGCCCGTCGCTGCCCGGCTGGCCGGAGAAGCCCCAGCCGCGGACGCTGGAAAAATCGAAGTCGCCGTACGAGCCGGAACTGGGCGACTCGATGGAGAGCGGCAAGTCGTAGAAGCCGAACTGGCCGGGGGCCGAGGGCACGGTTGTGTCGACCTCGTATTGCAGCGACCCGCCGTGCGAGTCGAACAGGTCGATTGTGAAGTAGTCCGTGCCGTGACCCTCGAGTGGGTTGTAGCGGACGTTGAGTGATCCGGCCGACGCGGCGGTCAGGTCAAGTGGCGTGGAAAAGTCCGACGACGCAACTCCGAACCCGTCCGAGTCAAAGTACCTCGCGGCGAACGGCCCCAACTCCTCCGCGAGGCCGTCGATGAGGACGTCCATCCCCCGGTTGTTGAAGTCGTTCAGAAGGTAGGTCTGCTGCCCATCCGCCCGCCAGGCGAAAACAGCGACGAACACCGCGGCCAGCACCAGGTTGCATCGCGGCATGTGCCCCTCCGGTTCGAACAGTCGGTGCGTACGAGTGCGCCGCAAATGGGCCGCCTTGAGCAGCGACGCTGCTAGCCCTTGTCGCTCGACAGCGCGACGTCGATGGTCTGTCGGCCGGGCGTGACATCGAAGCTCAGGCCGGACGTGTCGGTGCGGAGGTACGGCTCGGGCACGAGCGGGATCGGCTCCTGCATCGAACGCTCGCCCGGCGCGACCTTCTCCTCCGGCTCGAAAACCTGGACCGATACATCGTACTTCCCGGAGTCGACGCCCCGCTCATGCTTGGTCTTCAGGAAGTACGCACCATCGGCAGCGATCGCGCCGACCGCGGGGTTGGCCATCGCGCCCGATGGCGCAAACGTGATCACGCCGGGCCCGATCGGCGCACCGTCAAGCGTCACCACGCCAGAGACGTCGGCGTCGTACGGGCTGCGCGAGCACCCGGCGGGCAGCGCGAGGAGCAGGCAGCCGGCCAGGGTGGCGAGCAGCGGGCGATTGGCACGCGTCATTGCAGTTCGATCTCTCCGCCTTCTCTGGTCGACATCGCCCGGTAGTTGAGGTGGTCGATGTTGTTGGTGATGAACGAGACGGAGCCGTCGACCATCGCAAAGTTGACCCCGCCCGGGTGGAAGCTGCGGAAGCCCCTGATGCGTGGCCAGCAGTCGCGGCCGCCGGTCCCGTTAGTGCCGGTGCAGAAACCAGACTCCTGGTAGTTCCAGTTGAGCTCGATGCCGGTGATCGCCCAGTCGCCGTCGCTGGACCAAGCGGCGCTGTTGTTGTCCAGCGGCGAGGCCTCGCCCACCAGAAACGTCTTGCTTGTTCCGTCGGTGACCTGCCGCATCTTGACGCCGCCCTTGTAGTAGGTGGTGCGCCAGAACATGCCGACGCAGTCGGTGCCGTTGTAGCAGCGGAAGCTCGGGTCGTAGGTCCAGAACCCGATCGGGTTCTCTGGCGATGGCTGCTCGAAGTCCCCGTCGCCGGCGTTGCCCTTGTAGGAGGTCGTGGCGACCAGGGCTGGCGCACCGACCACGTTGGCGCTGCTGCTGAACGGGAACTGGTCGGTCCGCGGGCCGATGAACTCGTCACTCGGGCAGTTCAGCACCGCGGGCTGCTGCGCCAGGGCGTTTCGCAGCGCCGGGTCGTTGGCGTTGAGCCCGGTGCGGAGCACAGGCCAGCGGCCCTCCAGGAATGGGGCAAACACGTCCATCAGCGGCTGCTCTTCCAGGTAGGGGAGCACGCGCACAATCCACCCCCCGCCGTCCGGGCCGCCGGGCGCCCCGCCTGGCCCGGCTGGGAACTTGCGGTACGCCTCGGCGATGCCGATCCACCGCCCGGCGGTGCGGTCCGCTAGGTTGATCTCTCGCAGCGGCGTGGTCCCGGCGTAGTAGTCCTCGTCGACCGGGAAGTGGCCCATCTGGTCGTGGTGGTTGATGGCCGCGAGGGCGACGTTCTTGAGGTTCGCGACGCAGTTCGCGCGGCGCGCCGCCTCACGGGCGGACTGCACCGCGGGCAGCAGGAGCGAGATCAGGATTCCAATGATCGCGATCACCACCAGCAGTTCAACGAGCGTGAAGCCGGTTGGCGAGGGGGTACGGGTCCTTTTCATGTCCATCCTCCAGTCGACATTTCGCGGCGGTGCGAGCAGCGCCGACGCCACGCGGCACGGCGTTCTCCACGCCGCCAACGGATGAGTGGTTTTGGATCGCGGGTCAACAGCACGGGCGAGCACGGCGGCGTCGGGCGGCGAGCGGGCCGGCCGCTGCTGCTAGCAACCACACACACGCGGGCTCGGGCGCCGCCGATGCGACGCCGCCTTGCGATGCGCCGTAGTTGTCGCGCCAGACCTCGTAGTCGGACGCGGTGAACTCCGAACCGAGCCCGTCACGCCACACCGTGTAGTCGGCGGCGTCAACGGTTCCGTCGCCGTTGAAGTCGCCCGGCAACGCGGGCGAGGGGAGACGGATCTCGATATACTCAATCTCAACGCCGACGAGCCCGGCGTCTGGGTTGGTGACGATCCCCATGTAATACAGGTTGAAGTCATCCAGCAGCCCGTCGCCGGGGTTCACGAACTCGAACGCCTGCTGAGAGGTGAAGTCGGCGAGCGGGATCTGGAGCGTGGTGAACGCGTCCTCGCTCAGGTCGGCGGTCTGGACCTCGTAGCGGTACTCCTCGCCGCCAACCCCAGCCGAGTCGTCACCGTCCATATCGTTCAGCACCACGCCGAACGACGCGGCCCGATCGCCGGCCTCCTGCGCGTTGGGGTTGAGGGGAACGAGTTTCGCCCGGATCTCAACGGTCGCCTCGTTGCCGTCGAACACCTGGTACCCCGGCTCCTGCCAGATGCCGAAGCCGCCGGTCTCGTCGTCGTCGTCGGTCTGGATGATCAGGTTGGTGAAGCCGTTCTGGTCGAACCTCTGCAGCTGGTCCAGCTCGCGGATGACCCGGAACTCGGAGTCCGCATTGTCGATGGCGCCGGACCCATCGGGGTTGGTTTGAGTGGAGAAGGGCGTGCCGAACCGCCGGCTGATGCCGCTCATCGCGTCCAGCCGCCCGACGAGCGTCGGGTCCGGGTTGATCGGGACAACGGTGATCCGCTTCACCTCGATGTGCAGGCGTCCGACAATCGACTCGTCGTCGGTGAACGCGCTCTGGATATGAACCTGGCCGATGCCGTTGGGCGCTAGGTCCTCAAAGGTCCCGAAGTCGATCGCGCCCTCCCCCTGGATCGTGTTGAGCCCCTGGAAAGTCTGGTCGCCGCTGTTGAACAGGAAGGTCGGCCCAGTAAAGGTCCAGTCCGGGCCAACGCCACCGGCGCCGTCGCTAAGGGGCGTTGAGATCGTTACAAAACCATCGGAGTCCTTCTGGTTGGCGTCGTAGAACTCCTGGATGGTCATGCCGTTGCCCTGGTCGTCCGTGTAGCCGAAGCCCCACTGGTGCTGCTCGCCGGACCGCTTGCCCTCGCCGAAGCCTGGCAGCCCGTCGCGGTCCTCCACGACGAAGCCGTCGTGTGTGTCGAATTGGATATTGAAGACCGGCGCCTCGTTGGTCGGCAGCGGACGGTACACGACCTGGATCTCGTAGTTGTCCGGGTTGAAGTTGTGCCCGAAGCCGGCGCGGTCAAGGATGGGGAAGTCGTCCGCCTTGATGTCGAACACGTGGCCTGTGAGCTGGTCGAAGGGCGATTCGCTGTTCAGCGCCGAGTTGTACCCGGCGCCGCTGCCGTTCATCAGATCGCCGCCGCTAGCCGCGTCGGAGTCGTACACGAACGCGCCGTACGGGCCCACCGAGCTGACCTGGGTGGTGTCGGCGCCGTTGTACGAGAAGTCTCCGAATCCACCCCAGCCCGGTTGCCCGGTGGTGTTGTTGACGATCAGACCGTTGAAGGTCGCCGGCACGACGCTGTCTGCCTGAGCCGTTCGAACGAACAGGGCGAGGCCTGCGACGCCGCACAGCAGAATCGCCGGGCGTACTGAGCGCGTGAAGTTCATCCAAGAAGCCTCCGCAAGGTGATGCATGGTTGGTCTGATTCGTGCCCCGAACCGACAGTCGCTTGCCCTACGGCTTGCCGGGATCCAGGTGCCCCGGTCACGCCGATCTCTCGACGCCCGACTCCACGAGTGTGCTAGAACGCAGCCAGAAGAGCTTGGCTCGCTCAATCTTCCGTTTGATTTCGTGCGCCCGCAGGCGCCGTCTACCGTCGACGACCGACGCCCATGGCGGCTACCGCCAGTCCAAACAACGCCAGGCTGGCAGGTTCCGGAATGGTGTAGATCCGCACCC
This genomic interval from Posidoniimonas corsicana contains the following:
- a CDS encoding DUF1559 domain-containing protein — translated: MKRTRTPSPTGFTLVELLVVIAIIGILISLLLPAVQSAREAARRANCVANLKNVALAAINHHDQMGHFPVDEDYYAGTTPLREINLADRTAGRWIGIAEAYRKFPAGPGGAPGGPDGGGWIVRVLPYLEEQPLMDVFAPFLEGRWPVLRTGLNANDPALRNALAQQPAVLNCPSDEFIGPRTDQFPFSSSANVVGAPALVATTSYKGNAGDGDFEQPSPENPIGFWTYDPSFRCYNGTDCVGMFWRTTYYKGGVKMRQVTDGTSKTFLVGEASPLDNNSAAWSSDGDWAITGIELNWNYQESGFCTGTNGTGGRDCWPRIRGFRSFHPGGVNFAMVDGSVSFITNNIDHLNYRAMSTREGGEIELQ